A region of the Chaetodon trifascialis isolate fChaTrf1 chromosome 7, fChaTrf1.hap1, whole genome shotgun sequence genome:
AGTTGCATTGCCTGCATTCAAATGCTGCCTGCAACAAGCTGCTCAAACCgcacttcattttttaaatctccTTATCACCACCAAAAAGTGCATGGTTGCATAATTCTGACCTTAAAAGAAGAAGCACTTAGATGGACTTTTGGGTCGTGCCTGTAAGTATTGTTAGCTAAAGTATTCTTTCCCAAAGACATTACAAGTCTAGTCTAGGTCCACTTCTACTTGTACCGTACTGTAGACCACACAAATTAGAGGTATGAAGTCTGagttttaaatgacaaacaaaaagcagacaTGGCACAAACCCTCCATTCATGAACTTACATTCGACAGTTACAGTGATATTCTGAATCAAATACGGGTCTTTGTTGTCTCTTGTTTGGCATGACAACACCTTCCCATCATCCTGCGAGTTCACTGTAAAATGGACTGtggtgctttttgtttttccgTCTCCTTGTCCAGGCTCTGAGCGCAGTGTTGACCGCTGTTCTGTCAAATCTCTGATTTGTAGGCTTGAAGGACACGAACTGAAAGTGGAGCATGTGAGTGTTATCCTGGTAGATGTGACTGCTGGAGGTGGTTTCTGAAAAGTGATGGGGCATGGATTttctgaaaatatgaaaagaagACATCAGTATCAACAGACATGTAATGATGGATATACATAACAGCAATTAATTTTAATCAATACAGTATTACTGTGAATACatatttttaatgtattaaaCACTCTAAGCCAATAGTTACATATGTACTAGTTACTAAGGTGAATACTGACTGAATTATGGAGTGAAAATTTAGATTATTGGCTGAGTTAAAACTCATGGAGCCAAAGCCTGAAACACACTAAATGATATTTTCTTATTCTTCCTCTAATATGACTGAAAAGAAAGATCTCATCATCATGAGATTCCACATCACTGTAAGATGAAGATCTTGTCTTTTAGGCTCTTGTGGTATTTAAATATTGACAGCTATGTCTTATTAGTCGGTGTGAGCAGTTCAAACCAGATGATGCTTGAGctcacacagaagaagaagaactgtcGCTACAGTAAAACATCCCAACGACCCAGCccatcaattcaattcaattcaattcaattcaattcaattcaattcaattcaattcaattcaattcaattcaattcaattttatttgtatagcgccaaatcacaacagaagttgtctcaggacactttccatatagagctggtacagaccaggctcttttatctacaaagaaaccaacaatttcTTCATCTGACATGTAAAAAAACCTCCAGATATTTCCACCCTAACCCCCCAGGAAATAAATCTGAACTAGATCACAAGGTGTTGAAAAATATCTCAACTGTGTGAgatcctttttttcttgctaTCAACACGTCATCAGAAGCCCACTGATACACAGACGAGGGAGGGAGAGCCGAGCAGTGACTCACTGTGGTTCTTTTTGCTAATATTTTCCTTCAGatcaaaaaaatatatatatatattcctaaaatgtttttctaatatttatcttttttttttaatcatatttatCATTGAATCTTAACCAATCTCATAACTTCTGCCTCCAGATCAGCTCATCTCAGTGTTTGCATAGCTCATTTTAATGCTTGGTGTTTTCAGAAAGTATCTTTCAGGCCTTTCTGATCTACTTACCTGTAACTGTGAGGTTCACGACATTAGTTTTCCATTTTAGAccatcttttccttcctttcctttttctatAAATCTGAAAGCATAGTTTCCGCTGTCATGTTTGGTCAGGTTGCAgattaaaacactgcaaagtTTTTGTGTGTTGTCATTTGAATTCCAGCCTGAAGACGGAGTCCCGATATATTGCACTCTGCCTGAAAAGTCTGGACTGACAGGACGTAATGTGGTATCAGTACTGGAAACGATAGTGGCATCATAAGTCTCGTTATTCCAAATTCCATCCTTCATCCAAAACCAGTAGGCATTATGAACAGCAACTTTAGCATCAACACGAGAAGTGACTATGCATTTGATTTCAATGCAGGACCCCTCTTGAGCTGTCAGGTGTTTCCCTTCGAGTCTGAAGTAGGATTGACTGGCAGCAAAGTCTGTGGTGGTGAAAATACAGAAGTCAGATTATGATTGTGACTTTAATGCAAATGTTGTGAGAAGCAAACGTCGTTCTCATGGTGGAGAATTAACATTCCTACTTGTTATTAGGGCCAGAAATACGAACCACCCGACTGCCTGAGCAAACATCTTCATGCAGCGCTAAAGCTTGATATCTGCAACGACAACAAAAAAGTGGGCATTCCAATGCAAATCAGGCAGACTCAAGTTTTCTCAAGTCAAGACAGTTGTTAGAGTGTTTTCATCCTCATTTCAAGATATTTGGTGAATTCTCCAGCATTCCAGACACGttattttttttcacacactATCAGAATTTGTTAATGTTCgtaaaaaaggacaaaatttTGAGGCTGAATGCTTTGCTGTAGTGTGTAGTTCAAATTATTGTCTTGATACAGAGGAGCCCGAAAcatgttacattacattacaagaTACAAGATAatttaagagtttatttcacaGATTTAATCACTTATCCCTCCAAAATGTAAACGTATTATTGTCAAAAATTAATACAGTCaatttacagtatatacataaGTTACACATGCCACTACATACTCATGGATACAACGAAATGGCTTTTTGTTGGAGAAAGTTAAATCCAAATCACTAAAAACTGACTACATTTTTCGAGCCAATTCGAGGTCAAAGCTCTTCCTCTAGACTCACACACAGTACCATCTTGACTGAGATGAACCTTTAGAGACAGAGGTGACTTTTCCCACTTAAAATAGGCAAGTAGAAGAAATATTTTAGGCTTAAAGACACAGAAATAAGCTTGTTCTTACCTCTGAGCTTTTGCTTATTCCAGCCTGTAACACACACCATGCCCCAAAATAAGACTTAAAAAAGGAAGTTTTCACGGTTGACCCAAAATCTTGAAGAATTTGCATGACCAATCACGCTAGCCACAGAATACAATTTTTCATCGTACTGATGAGGGTAGTCTTCTATTTCTTCCCTCAACTTGCCTTCTACAGTGTGCTTGCAGTTGTCtttcctctcacttcctctattaaaaatgaaagtcaCTGTTCAAGGTGGGTGAAGTCTTTTTATCAGGCACAGAGCAGCTTACAGTGCTTGACATCTATTTGCAGAATGTATGCTTGCATAGTATTTACAGTGTCCTTTGGTACTTCAACCTTATcagaaagagtgaaaatgtACCAGGAGATTTAAGAAGCATTGTATAAATAGTGCATTTCTTGAAGCCCAAAACATAAAAGTAAAGTTGAACTGCACATAAACAGGAAACATGACCCAAAGAGTAAAGCATTCGACTTCACTTCCCCTCCCCAAGAGCAGCAGTCACTATCTTCTCAGCATCAGCCGCCATTTCATCAATGGCTGAATTTAACGCTTGCAACATGGCAGTGAAGGAGCGACTGGCAGAACGGGCATGTCGGGGCATCGCCATCTCCACTAGCTTTGATGAAGCTGTAGTTAAGTCCTTTTCTGCTGCCGCCAGCCGCTTTTTCACTTCTCCTTTGGTGACCTCCAATGACAGTACACAAGTCCGCAGCCCTTTAAGTCTCGTGGGATCCAAGCCTCGCTGTCGGGCCAGTCGCTCGACCGATTCATTGTCCAGGCACAGAGATAACTGTGTTTTGGTGAGAATCCGCACTGCTACACTTGAGTCCACCATGGAGGCCACAAAGGGAACAGGAATGGCTGACACCCCACCAGATAGAGAGGCCGCTGCCCACACGAGTGCTTTGAATGCCTCCTTTTTCTGAGTGACCAGGTTGGAGGTGAGCGTCGGTAGAGCCAAGAGTAGCGCGTGGGCTCGGATCTCTGGAAGGTCTCTTCCCATGTCCTCCAACAGGACAGGGAAGTCAAACTTCTCCAGAGTGGAGGGTCTCACCAAGTAGACTTTAGGCTGTGCCACACCCTGTGATGTCAGCACTTCCTGACTggctttcctcttttcttctagGCTTTTGTCTGTGTCTTTTGCTAAAGCTAAGAGGATAAAGTACACGgtttgttgctgcagtgaaCGGGCCTCCAGGAACACCGCCACACTGTTGGGTTCGAGCGTCTGCATGAACGTCATAAAGACGGCATTGTAGCGGAGGAACTTGACTTTATCCATGTATCCCTCGGGTTCAAATGGAGAGGTGGATGGGACGGGTGGCAGGTCCCACAGGCGAAAGTCAGGGTGTTTAGGGTTTGGGTAGCCTGCCACTTCCTCTGGGGCAACAGGGGATGGAGACGGAGCTGCTCCATCATCCCCAGGGCCGAGGCCACGGAGGGAGTTCATGAAGGTGGCTTTTTCCTCTCCACGCTCCCCCACCACAGCTAAATTGATCCTGCTGATCAGGAGATCTTCCACTGCATCCTTGACATCTGATAACTTATTGCTCTCTATGGACTCTTTGAGGGTCTCGAGGAGGTTCAGGCCCCTGAAAACATCAGCCATTTCTGTGAAAGGATAAAGATTGTGTAAGTCCCTTTAATACAGAACTGAGCAGAAAGATGGTAACATAAAGGATATTTGCAAACAAAGCATTAAAACTGATACACTTTAGCATAATGAGTAACAAAAGACACAACAACATCCAACATATcaaaaaaaacatattaaactGGCAGCTTTGCAATAGTAACCATTCAACATACCCCAAGAAGAAAACTGAACTTCTTGGAAAGCAAATTATATTTCTAGTCTCACAGGAAACCTTCTCCTTTAGTTCTGGTGCACATCATGGGGACTTCTGAACTGAGGAGTTACATTAAAATTGCAACGGTACAAGATTACTGTCTCAGAAAATATTAGTAATTATTATCGGTAACAGTAACCGTTAAAGGAATGGAAACAGAGGGGTTTGAATATACACTATCCTTTATGCAAAatactgttttatatttttagaaTGATATTAATATGATAGAATTTAATACCATTGATGTGAATGGTATGATAACCATCAATTAAACCCTAGTGTACATGGCTCTACATTAATAGAAATAACTATCACAAGCTCAGGCCcatgtaaaaatgaatgaaacaatgaaatattaACAATGCATTGCTGTCAGTTATCAGTAAAAATTGTTCTAGCCTgatcatttttctgtcatttaaatATTCAAAGATCAGTCAAATTGACATCCTGGCAAAGCAAAGTTTCATTTCACCATAATGCAGCACACACTTACCAGCAGATCTGGAAGAGAAACCACCACGTGGGTCAAATATTTGTCCTCAGTTGTCAGATGTTGAttcttctgcagctctgtaGCACCGGCAGCGTCAGGCTGATCTATTTAAGGGGTCTATCCAGCCAGTGAACATTGTAATCCTGTTAGCTCAGCCTTAATCCAGAGCCACTTggcacacatatacatgcatactgtgtgtatatgtacaccTACTCGCATTCATGCATAATCCTACAAGAAGGTGCACATTtacaacacataaacaaacataaagcaTCATTTAGGTTatattaacttttatttttaaaacagctcacattatttttattagtaGTAATAATAGCACTCTAATATTGCAGTGCAGATCTTTACCTGTAAGCTGTTAAACAAACACGAATGATGAAACTTACTAACTATACTTCATGGAGTACCTTAAAAATTCTACTTATTGACTATACAAACCGTTTTTCTCCTCATTGTCCACCATGTTGAAGATGAGATACTGGGCACCCTGATTGCTACGTGGTTAAAGCGTATTAATACAATATTCATGGTTCAACTCCGGAAAACGTCTCACATCCCAAAACCCACTCAATGTTTCCATGCTTACGTGTCTCATGTGCAGGGCCAGATCAGCGCTGGCCATCTCCGAAACCTGATTGGCCCGCTCAGGTGCCACCCCAGTTGATTGACAGGCCACCGCACGTCTCGTTGAAAGCAGCGTGATTTTGGAAACGATTTTGGTGAAGTCACTGGCAGATAGTGGGCCTAGGTGTAGGCTGTTTATAATAAGCCAGAAAGCATCGCGATGATGCAGCACCAATCCTAATgtgtagcataccagaataacggggagaaactcagctaaaagcctctactaagcattgccacccaaacgaaacatcattcatacaaaaataaattgtATGGGCACGTGACGAAAAGACGAAAGTAGCGTGTGTCCACTTTAGTGCGTCTGCTGAAAAACGCTGCTAATATCTCCTCCTATGACTCCGTGTTAGCTTGAGATCAgtcacgaaggtcctggttatttgcataaagaggagggggtttccaGAGTGCAGGGAGCGCTCTCTTTCGATATATTATCTTTGGGGTTTCTTCCTTCTGGGTCGTCATCGGTGTTTCTTCAGTGAATGTGGCTGCTGCCCCTCGattctcttgactctgactggtcaatagaggtgtcaatcatcaaaattgaccaatgggttgctgagctattgaccgaTGTAACGTGCAGTTAGTTTCAAAGCTCCTTGTcacacatgaatgggcagagagctcacagaggacactgctgaCCAGACCGAGATGttattttactcttttatttgcatttcgtccaTTTATGAgatagcaagcagaaaaaaggctgaaaaagtgtttccatagaggagtttctccgtatgcttggacgagatcacggtactctgcccagatgcgcctaaatgagcgcctggacatacctgtgttaaaacatctgtaaaactgctcaggttcatttctTTTGTATGTACTGTTGCACAGTTACTCATCAGATATTACTTTACTAATTCCTTGATGAATTTGACTACCATCCCATGATTTAAAGGTGCTTTTCACTCTAAATAATGCTTTTTAACTGTATAactgtattttccttttttaagcCTATAGTAGATGGACCCCCCTGACACAGGCTTGCCCACCCCAGGCATATCTGAAAAGGCTCAGTTGTATGAAATTAAATGACTATTTTGTAATTTAGGTATGAAGACTTGGTTTTTGTACGTTTGCTTCTTTTGGAGGTGGCTACCTTTCCTCAAACACAATCAGCAACGtgacagtttcattttcttttcatttaacttGAAAGCTGTTGGTTTATGAAGTTTGACTTTCCACATCATAAAGTTATTATCAATAAAGAGGAACAAAGTAATATTAATGGAGCTGAGGGAGTTTTGCACGTGGTACACGAGAACCTAGGAGCCAAGCTGGAGAGTCTTGCTTTCGTTTCTTTTAAGAGGAACCCAGCATGCAAAAAGAGTCTGATAGGAGCTGCAGATGTTATTTTTGGCTCACATCCTCTCACACAGTGAtttcctgtctgacagcagaAGTTAGCTTTATGTTTTGAGCttttactacacacacacatttatatatacacatacacgcatgctttatagatttttttcttttttttcaactttACACAGATGCTAAGCTAAGTCTTCATGTTCTAGCTCCATACTTAATCCAGAGACATGCGAGTGGTCTCGGAATATCTTCTACCTCTACCTCTGAGGAAGGAAGCAATTAAGTGATTAACCAAAATGTCTAACTTTAACACTGCATGGTATATATAGAGTAGTACGCGTGTATACGGTATGTACAGTTTACATGCTAAAACTAATACTGTAGACTGAAATTTAAGACAGAGGGTGGACATTTTCATAACAGATTTTCTAGTCTTTTGAGTCTTTTTTGAATGCTCACATCGGCACAGGTTGAAACAATGATGTGCATTACGTACGATTTCTACATGTTATATGTACTTGTATGTCATCTGATGTGGTAACAATGTCATTTAGATGTCAGATACATTTAAATATAGGActaataaatatattttctataCTAATACAACCTTTACTTAACTACAGTCCAGTGGTCCACGCTGCCACGTGGCTGACTCCccgatgatgacgatgatgatacACAGTGAGAGTTAAAGAACCTCTCTATTGTTTGACGTCTATCACAGGCTCAGCTTGGCTTTtgaaagctgctgcagaaacttCACACACAATTACAGCACAGCAAGAAGTCATCACATCAGGAGGAATTACTGAAGTGACTCCAAACAACTAAGCAACACCACCCTTAAATTTGATCCATTAGATCCTCCACAGTGGAATACAgcgccacctcctcctcaggcCCATTCTCTTTTGTCTCCTCATGCACCCccatcaccacctcctcctctctgccctctccaTCTTGTCTCTCgcctgctttttctttcttaatttcAGCGtactctgtctctgtggttcCTTGCGTCGTCCCTGCCTCTGCTGGACTCTGTGCTTTAATCAGGGAGAAATTCAGGTCGGAGTACTCCACGTCTGATTTGCCCGCCGCcgcagctcctcctgcttcagGTGTCTCTTGGACGAAGGCTTGGTCATCTTCCGCTGCTTGACCAGCATCTATCTGTCAGGTATAAAGCAGAAATTGTAGCAGTGAgtcatcagcagctgtttcaacAGCGATTATTGGAAATCCTGACTAGATGCTTGATTCACCTCTGTTCTCCTGCTGTTCACACAGTGTCTTTTTCAGAACGTCCACTGGGTGTCACTAAAGTCAAATCCTACACATTAAGGCTTTCATGTATAAAATGATGAGCTGTATAAATGTAAATACCAGTAGATCCTTGTGACTTGTCACCATCTCCAGAGTCTCAGCAACATTTTTGGAGGTCCTCCGTTTTTTTCTGAGGAGACAGCAACAGACATTAACATACAAATGACGAGCAAAGATTATTAATCTGACACACCTGAACAAACCCTGAAAGACCATTCTGGGTTTTGGCTCACTTAatccaataaataaatgtttttattcctgctaAACATTTGTATAGACAATTTCACATTATTCCTCGAGTCCTGCATGAACTGCAAACATTACGCAGGAACAAAGTCTGCAAttcagataaacaaacaaaaaaggaaaacaatgaaatgaatgagaactTCATGGTGTACCTGTGGCACTTTCTCGCCAAACAGCAAATGACTGCAGAAAGAAGAGCCCCAATCAAAAATGCAATGATGACTTCCAATCGTGTCACCGTCCTTAACAATTTCACATATTGATCTGGAATAAAGAGAAGCAAAAACTGAGGCCACTGTTGCTTTTTGTTCTGCAGTCTTTGTCACAGACTTGCGAGTAGAGAAAGTGACATCTAAAGGGTGAACAGttaccttcttcttcttcttcttcttcttcttctgctttgtttaTGATGAGCTTCTCTCTTACTTCTCCATTCTCGCTGCTGCTGACACATTCAACAACAGTGATACTTTGGTCTTTTACAGTTAGCATCATGGTGCTGTTGACGGTGCGGTTTGACACAGTGGTGGTGACAGAGTACTCCGTGTGGTTCTCTAGCAGTGGCCATCTGATGGCCGGTAAAGGAAACCACTGACTCTGACTGGTACACACACATGTCAGAACCTCCGACTGAGTTATGCATCCAGAGCTGTTTAGGATCTTTGGATGCGCTGCAAAGAAACACAATCACGACATCAAATACAGCGTACAGTAAGATGATTGTAGAGTAGGTAGGATGacagtttttcttcatgtgGAGGTGGTCTACTCAGAGCTTGACTTACGAGTCACAGTCACATTGGGACATACAGTAACAGTCGTGTTCAGGTGTTTTCCAGTGCAGATGTACTGTCCAGTCTGGTCTGCTGTCACATTAGTGATAACAAGAGTGGCTGTTCCAGTGTTGTTCTGCAGGTCAGTTTCAGTTCTGTTCTGCAGGTCTTTGCTGGACGGGACTTTCGTCCACAtgacaagagacagagggaaaccGTCAATGTTGCAGGTCACATTCAGAGTATCACCCTGTTTTACAGTTGTCTTTCCAGAGATTTCATGCTTTTTGACATCTTTGAGACAAGGAATTTGGACAAAGATTGGAATTTAACCAGTTTGTATTGACTCTTAACACACAACTTCAGTGTGAGGAAAAAATCCTACAAAGGCCTCAGTAACCTGGAGCGAAGCGTTTCATTGGTGGAAAGATGGTCTTTTCATAAAACTGTGCAGCAGAAAGATGCAAATGTTTTGGATGTTGGTGTTacatgagaaaaagaaataaagggCTTTGGTATTCCCTTTTTGCTCAAAAGGTAGAAAACCCACAATGACCAGAATGCACCGGGCCGCTAAACGCTCCAGCAGGCGGGTGATGCACAGCGAGCTGACCCGTGCTTGGGTTGTCCAGCAGGTGGCCACCTAGTCCAAAGCTTTTGTTGTTATCAGCTAAATACCACACAAAGATAGCTTCTGAAAACCTGAAGTGAGAAACAGATGATGCAATACCAGAATCTTGGTTTACTGACTGGACAAATTCAGTCAAATTCTTTGAGTCAACCAGCAGAATTTAATAAGAAAAGATTGATTTCCACTTTTCAAGTGGATAAGTTAGGCAGAACTTAAGCAGTAGCTGCACTAAAAGTAGTGACATCACCACTTTAACCACATTT
Encoded here:
- the irgq2 gene encoding immunity-related GTPase family, q2 isoform X1 — its product is MADVFRGLNLLETLKESIESNKLSDVKDAVEDLLISRINLAVVGERGEEKATFMNSLRGLGPGDDGAAPSPSPVAPEEVAGYPNPKHPDFRLWDLPPVPSTSPFEPEGYMDKVKFLRYNAVFMTFMQTLEPNSVAVFLEARSLQQQTVYFILLALAKDTDKSLEEKRKASQEVLTSQGVAQPKVYLVRPSTLEKFDFPVLLEDMGRDLPEIRAHALLLALPTLTSNLVTQKKEAFKALVWAAASLSGGVSAIPVPFVASMVDSSVAVRILTKTQLSLCLDNESVERLARQRGLDPTRLKGLRTCVLSLEVTKGEVKKRLAAAEKDLTTASSKLVEMAMPRHARSASRSFTAMLQALNSAIDEMAADAEKIVTAALGEGK
- the irgq2 gene encoding immunity-related GTPase family, q2 isoform X2 — encoded protein: MNSLRGLGPGDDGAAPSPSPVAPEEVAGYPNPKHPDFRLWDLPPVPSTSPFEPEGYMDKVKFLRYNAVFMTFMQTLEPNSVAVFLEARSLQQQTVYFILLALAKDTDKSLEEKRKASQEVLTSQGVAQPKVYLVRPSTLEKFDFPVLLEDMGRDLPEIRAHALLLALPTLTSNLVTQKKEAFKALVWAAASLSGGVSAIPVPFVASMVDSSVAVRILTKTQLSLCLDNESVERLARQRGLDPTRLKGLRTCVLSLEVTKGEVKKRLAAAEKDLTTASSKLVEMAMPRHARSASRSFTAMLQALNSAIDEMAADAEKIVTAALGEGK
- the LOC139334199 gene encoding myelin-associated glycoprotein-like, with the translated sequence MYNAETHAQSGLGGQVLWLENDLSQTNCSIIISNLTAESGSYQLAVLNARTQGEASHGAFIAVKDLIQKPSVMIPPLTEGQQTTLTCTALGLCSGSDPEITWTWSGAGGSDSHITGNVTAFKTEDLTAVIQRYSSTLTFNPSAIHNGTEVVCKVSFRGGMTAEETVTLSVTYVKKHEISGKTTVKQGDTLNVTCNIDGFPLSLVMWTKVPSSKDLQNRTETDLQNNTGTATLVITNVTADQTGQYICTGKHLNTTVTVCPNVTVTPHPKILNSSGCITQSEVLTCVCTSQSQWFPLPAIRWPLLENHTEYSVTTTVSNRTVNSTMMLTVKDQSITVVECVSSSENGEVREKLIINKAEEEEEEEEEDFVPA